A single window of Halotalea alkalilenta DNA harbors:
- a CDS encoding fructosamine kinase family protein: MSYAMTPFTKSAAGAPPTLFATEAAGLAWLAEAGGAEVVEVLDAAPDRLSLARLDISAATAASAEAFGRALLVTHRAGAPAFGAPPPQAPGPHGFIGPTAAPLPMRYGNWLAWGAFFAEARITPYLRLAQDAGAIDHPGSEMIERLAARLAAGEFDDDEAPCRLHGDLWSGNLLWCRQGCVMIDPAAHGGHFLDDLAMLALFGAPMLERIHGAYAEAAELDSGWRQRLALHQLYPLLVHAVLFGGGYAARAVKIAKRFG; encoded by the coding sequence ATGTCATACGCCATGACGCCTTTCACCAAAAGCGCCGCCGGCGCTCCGCCGACGCTGTTCGCCACCGAGGCGGCGGGGCTTGCCTGGCTCGCCGAGGCGGGCGGCGCCGAGGTGGTCGAGGTGCTCGACGCAGCCCCCGATCGCCTCAGCCTGGCGCGGCTCGATATCTCCGCCGCCACTGCCGCCAGCGCTGAAGCCTTCGGCCGTGCGTTGCTGGTGACCCACCGCGCCGGCGCACCGGCCTTCGGTGCGCCGCCGCCCCAAGCTCCCGGTCCCCACGGTTTCATCGGTCCCACCGCAGCACCGCTGCCGATGCGCTACGGCAACTGGCTAGCCTGGGGGGCCTTCTTCGCCGAGGCGAGGATCACGCCCTACCTGCGCCTTGCCCAGGATGCCGGCGCCATCGATCACCCAGGCAGCGAGATGATCGAACGCCTGGCTGCGCGACTCGCGGCCGGGGAGTTCGATGACGACGAGGCGCCGTGCCGACTCCACGGCGACCTGTGGAGCGGCAACCTGCTCTGGTGCCGCCAGGGCTGCGTGATGATCGACCCCGCCGCCCATGGCGGCCACTTCCTCGATGACCTGGCGATGCTGGCGCTGTTCGGTGCACCGATGCTCGAGCGCATCCACGGCGCCTATGCCGAGGCCGCCGAGCTCGACTCCGGCTGGCGGCAGCGCCTCGCCCTCCACCAGCTTTATCCGCTGCTGGTGCACGCCGTGCTGTTCGGCGGCGGCTACGCGGCGCGCGCGGTGAAGATCGCCAAGCGGTTCGGCTAG
- a CDS encoding DUF481 domain-containing protein, whose product MTPSSEPSGAPCRRPRTTLPSRFTISPTVPSPSVPAWASVALALAIALLPLRTEAQIEDFSTLLDPTLAEEDFEGNLQFGFINRTGNDDSSSLNGRTNLTWYRDRWSYNLYASADSARSNDESTAERYVGAARTRYNLAEDNYVFGQLRLNIDRFSGYDNQLSLAGGYGRQLVDTRPHSLSVEIGPGIRRDKIRNGEVDYRALAYTGFNYSYRLSDTARFEQGFATEAAGDDLTLRSETSLSLSINADFSLRLAYLAEHNSDPPNDAKYRTDTTTTMSIVYGL is encoded by the coding sequence ATGACGCCATCTTCTGAACCAAGCGGGGCGCCCTGCAGGCGCCCCAGAACCACCCTGCCATCGCGCTTCACCATCAGTCCCACGGTACCGAGCCCCTCGGTACCGGCATGGGCGAGCGTCGCGCTCGCGCTTGCGATCGCCCTGCTGCCCTTGCGCACCGAGGCACAGATCGAGGACTTCTCGACCCTGCTGGACCCCACCCTGGCGGAGGAGGACTTCGAGGGCAACCTCCAGTTCGGCTTCATCAACCGCACCGGTAACGATGACAGCTCGTCGCTCAATGGGCGCACGAACCTGACCTGGTACCGGGACCGCTGGTCGTACAACCTCTATGCCTCCGCCGACAGCGCGCGCAGCAATGACGAGAGCACCGCCGAACGCTACGTCGGCGCTGCCCGCACGCGCTACAACCTCGCCGAAGACAACTATGTGTTCGGCCAGCTGCGCTTGAACATCGATCGCTTCAGCGGTTACGACAACCAGCTTTCGCTGGCCGGCGGCTACGGGCGCCAGCTGGTCGATACGCGGCCCCACTCGCTGTCGGTGGAGATCGGTCCCGGCATACGCCGGGACAAAATTCGCAACGGTGAAGTCGACTATCGGGCGCTGGCGTATACCGGCTTCAACTATAGCTATCGACTTTCCGACACCGCCCGCTTCGAACAAGGCTTCGCCACCGAAGCCGCCGGCGACGACCTTACCCTGCGCAGCGAGACGTCGTTGAGCCTTTCGATCAACGCCGATTTCTCCCTGCGCCTGGCCTATCTCGCCGAGCACAACAGCGATCCGCCCAACGACGCCAAGTATCGCACCGATACCACGACCACGATGTCGATCGTCTATGGGCTCTAG
- the rpmE gene encoding 50S ribosomal protein L31, with protein sequence MKASIHPQYQTISASCSCGASFEIGSTSNESLSLDVCSNCHPFYTGKQKQATTGGRVERFNKRFGVAVKRG encoded by the coding sequence ATGAAAGCTTCAATCCATCCCCAGTACCAGACCATCTCCGCCAGCTGCTCTTGCGGTGCCAGCTTCGAAATCGGCAGCACCTCCAATGAGTCGCTGAGCCTGGACGTCTGCTCCAACTGCCACCCGTTCTACACTGGCAAGCAGAAGCAGGCGACCACCGGTGGTCGCGTCGAGCGCTTCAACAAGCGTTTCGGTGTAGCGGTGAAGCGCGGCTGA
- a CDS encoding SPOR domain-containing protein produces MPPRQNSASRRAQPRRTQGAKRGASKSSGGGMRIPGWLWAIGGIIAGFFIAKHFLANEPSDSQGGMAAIVTRPVPSEPQGQSAEQSQSDAQQSGQPSTPQAQQEGGEDPANNMPTFEFYTLLPESEVIAPSAPAAAPQAPPAATPSQSASREPAQPSTQTPPAAPSTPSTPSSSAPASAQGGASYMLQAASFRSQADANTMAGRFRDLGLVTQVSQVRTGDGTTWYRVQAGPYSDQAELARARGLMQARGVDPLMIRQR; encoded by the coding sequence ATGCCGCCACGCCAGAACAGCGCCTCGCGGCGCGCACAGCCGCGCAGGACGCAGGGCGCCAAGCGCGGCGCTTCGAAAAGCTCGGGAGGCGGTATGCGCATTCCCGGCTGGCTATGGGCGATCGGCGGCATCATTGCCGGGTTCTTCATCGCCAAGCACTTCCTCGCCAATGAGCCCAGCGACTCCCAGGGCGGCATGGCGGCGATCGTCACCCGGCCGGTTCCCAGCGAGCCGCAGGGCCAGAGCGCCGAGCAGTCGCAAAGCGATGCCCAGCAGTCCGGACAGCCCTCGACACCCCAGGCGCAGCAGGAGGGCGGCGAAGACCCGGCGAACAACATGCCGACCTTCGAGTTCTACACCCTGCTGCCCGAGTCGGAGGTGATCGCGCCTTCGGCGCCCGCCGCTGCGCCTCAGGCGCCGCCTGCCGCCACGCCGAGCCAGAGCGCCAGCCGCGAGCCGGCGCAGCCGAGCACGCAGACGCCGCCAGCCGCCCCCAGCACCCCGAGCACCCCGAGCAGCAGTGCGCCCGCCAGCGCCCAAGGCGGCGCCAGCTACATGCTCCAGGCCGCTTCGTTCCGCTCCCAGGCGGACGCCAATACCATGGCGGGCCGCTTTCGCGACCTTGGCCTGGTGACCCAGGTCAGCCAGGTCAGGACCGGTGACGGCACCACCTGGTATCGCGTCCAGGCTGGCCCCTACAGCGACCAGGCCGAGCTCGCCCGCGCCCGTGGCCTGATGCAGGCGCGCGGCGTCGACCCACTGATGATCCGCCAGCGCTGA
- a CDS encoding alpha/beta hydrolase, which translates to MYRRYPRFAATLLILLLPLLAFSARAQTGLAYALAPEEGRADAPLVVALHGLGTNERDLLPLAEYLPEGWRMLAVRAPFVLSGQRYRWFEGTVVEGFGPGLEQDVAEGREAVLATIDEALAEQGLAPSRLYLLGFSQGAAMAAEVLISAPERFDGAALLSGFLVDDTRRVELDGANVLVIHGDADARVPPQHGERTARWFERQGATTSWSLHPSLGHGIDAEVLDELNAWWAD; encoded by the coding sequence ATGTATCGCCGCTACCCTCGTTTCGCCGCCACGCTACTGATTCTCCTCTTGCCGCTGCTCGCTTTCAGCGCGCGGGCGCAGACAGGCTTGGCCTATGCCCTGGCGCCGGAGGAGGGGCGTGCGGACGCGCCGCTGGTGGTCGCCCTGCATGGCCTCGGCACCAATGAGCGTGATCTGCTGCCGCTGGCCGAGTATCTTCCCGAGGGGTGGCGGATGCTCGCCGTGCGGGCGCCTTTCGTGCTCTCCGGGCAGCGCTATCGCTGGTTCGAGGGCACGGTGGTCGAAGGTTTCGGCCCCGGGCTCGAGCAGGATGTCGCCGAGGGCCGCGAAGCGGTGCTCGCGACCATCGACGAGGCGCTGGCAGAGCAGGGGCTCGCTCCTTCGCGGCTCTACCTGCTTGGCTTCAGCCAGGGCGCGGCGATGGCCGCCGAGGTGCTGATCAGTGCGCCCGAACGCTTCGATGGGGCTGCGCTGCTCTCGGGCTTCCTGGTCGACGACACTCGCCGGGTCGAGCTCGACGGCGCCAACGTGCTGGTGATCCATGGCGATGCCGATGCGAGGGTACCGCCGCAGCACGGCGAGCGCACCGCGCGCTGGTTCGAACGGCAGGGCGCGACGACCAGCTGGAGCCTTCATCCCTCGCTCGGGCATGGCATCGACGCTGAGGTGCTGGACGAACTCAACGCCTGGTGGGCGGACTAG
- a CDS encoding IS110 family transposase has product MAHLPVLDPLAAFVDVGSEQMYVSIAGGEPKVFGTFTAQLHELRDWLLSQKVKSVAMEATGIYWLPLYSVLEAAKLQVLMVNGKHTRNLPGRKTDMKDCQWGATLHAHGLLRAGFVPPAEIRRLQDYLRLRQDHITLAAGHVQHLQKALERMNIKLHDVISNLVGRSGMAVIRSMLEGERDPERLLALCDVQIRQQKAERIKASLQGTWAEEHLFALRQALESWEHYQRLIRACDQQIEAVLRSIDVDPPTSPPSKAHKRGGANAPQIDDLHPMLVALCGGNDLTVLPAHTDYSVLQLIGEVGTDLTQWPTEKHFTAWAGLAPGSHQSGKRQRSAKRRRNRAGRLFCVMARSLARSKHIALGGFYRRMAGRRGGLIANIALARKLAALFWRVMVKGLDYVEHGLQYYEAQALETKQRSMRRLAKQLGFSVTPIQTEAQNASA; this is encoded by the coding sequence ATGGCCCACTTACCGGTATTGGATCCATTGGCAGCCTTCGTGGATGTCGGCAGCGAGCAGATGTATGTGTCGATTGCCGGGGGGGAGCCGAAGGTCTTCGGCACGTTCACGGCACAGCTGCATGAGCTACGTGACTGGCTGTTGTCGCAGAAGGTGAAGTCGGTGGCCATGGAGGCCACGGGGATCTACTGGCTGCCTCTGTACAGCGTGCTGGAAGCCGCGAAGCTACAGGTGCTGATGGTCAACGGTAAGCACACCCGCAATCTGCCGGGTCGCAAGACGGATATGAAGGATTGCCAGTGGGGAGCGACGTTGCACGCGCACGGACTCTTGCGGGCAGGCTTCGTGCCCCCAGCCGAGATCCGGCGCTTGCAGGATTACCTGCGACTGCGCCAGGACCACATCACGCTGGCCGCAGGGCATGTGCAGCATCTGCAGAAGGCCTTGGAGCGGATGAACATCAAATTGCACGATGTCATCAGCAACCTGGTGGGCCGCAGCGGCATGGCGGTGATCCGGTCGATGCTCGAGGGTGAACGCGATCCTGAGCGACTGCTGGCTTTGTGCGACGTGCAGATCCGCCAGCAGAAGGCCGAACGGATCAAAGCCTCTCTGCAAGGGACCTGGGCCGAGGAGCATCTGTTCGCGTTGCGCCAGGCGCTGGAAAGCTGGGAGCACTACCAGCGTTTGATCAGGGCTTGCGACCAACAGATCGAAGCGGTGCTCCGTTCGATCGACGTCGATCCTCCGACGTCGCCGCCGTCCAAGGCGCACAAGCGAGGCGGTGCCAATGCACCCCAGATCGATGACCTGCATCCGATGCTGGTGGCTCTGTGTGGAGGCAATGATCTCACCGTGCTTCCCGCCCATACGGACTACAGCGTCCTGCAACTCATAGGTGAAGTGGGAACCGACCTGACCCAGTGGCCGACCGAGAAACACTTCACCGCTTGGGCCGGGCTGGCCCCCGGGAGTCATCAGAGCGGTAAGCGCCAACGCTCGGCCAAGCGCAGGCGTAATCGTGCTGGGCGCCTGTTTTGCGTCATGGCCCGCAGCCTCGCCCGCAGCAAACACATTGCGCTGGGCGGTTTTTACCGTCGGATGGCGGGTCGCCGAGGTGGATTGATCGCCAATATCGCCCTGGCGCGCAAACTCGCGGCGCTGTTCTGGCGCGTCATGGTCAAAGGATTGGACTATGTCGAACACGGACTCCAGTACTACGAGGCACAGGCGCTGGAAACCAAACAACGTTCCATGCGTCGACTCGCCAAGCAGCTCGGGTTCTCCGTGACGCCTATCCAGACTGAAGCTCAAAATGCTTCTGCCTGA
- a CDS encoding primosomal protein N' has product MLRVALPTPLRRVFDYLPGRERPTAGWVPGLRVRVPFGRREMVGVVVEVAADSDFELAKLKPIAALIDQTPLPEEWLWLCRFTARYYQHSLGDTLAHAMPALLRQGRPLEARTRERWRCTPEGAALDPATLRQAKRQGELLGLLQQHTAGLVGSAVLAHGFARPQLEGLRAKGLVECEEEPLTRAVQPGTPTLAEPSLTLNREQGEALAALHEGLGRFSPSLLHGVTGSGKTEVYLQLIEAVLDRGGQALVLVPEIGLTPQTLERFRRRFSVPVVMIHSGVSDGERLDVWEAARSGRARVVVGTRSAIFTPMEKLGAIIVDEEHDASFKQQEGLRYSARDLAVVRARREQLPVVLGSATPSLESLAHASRGHYRHLKLNRRAGSASFARLELVDLRIKRREGGLGQESIEAIKTQLDAGHQVLVFINRRGFAPTLSCQQCGHIFDCPSCDARMTLHRQPPRLVCHHCDHQAPLPDACPKCASGDLRPLGAGTERTEETLQARFPDARILRIDRDSTRRKDALSDALDEVRSARPCILVGTQMLAKGHHFPHVTLVVVVNADGGLYSSDFRALEQSAQLLVQVAGRAGRAALPGRVLIQTMHPDDPNLRLLASQGYDVLAERLLDERRAAGLPPFRFIALLRAEAADQASVETLLAQGAGQLRAWLIERELPVDCLGPVPAPMERRQNRYHAQLMLAADRRSQLHEAAAWLVAWLEDAPLARKVRWSIDIDPLSLS; this is encoded by the coding sequence GTGCTGCGCGTAGCGCTGCCCACGCCGCTGCGGCGTGTGTTCGACTATCTTCCCGGCCGGGAGCGCCCCACCGCCGGCTGGGTGCCGGGGCTCAGGGTGCGGGTCCCGTTCGGCCGCCGCGAGATGGTCGGCGTGGTGGTCGAGGTCGCGGCGGACAGCGACTTCGAGCTCGCCAAACTCAAACCGATCGCCGCCCTGATCGACCAGACCCCGCTGCCCGAGGAGTGGCTATGGCTGTGCCGCTTCACCGCCCGCTACTACCAGCATTCGCTCGGTGACACGCTGGCGCACGCGATGCCGGCGCTGCTGCGCCAGGGGCGCCCTCTCGAAGCGCGCACCCGGGAGCGCTGGCGCTGCACTCCCGAAGGCGCAGCCCTGGACCCCGCCACGCTGCGCCAGGCCAAGCGGCAGGGCGAGCTGCTCGGGCTGCTCCAGCAGCACACCGCGGGACTGGTCGGCTCCGCGGTGCTCGCCCATGGCTTTGCCCGACCCCAGCTCGAGGGGCTGCGGGCCAAGGGCCTGGTCGAGTGCGAAGAGGAGCCGCTGACCCGGGCGGTTCAGCCCGGCACCCCGACCCTCGCCGAGCCTTCGCTGACCCTCAACCGCGAACAGGGCGAGGCACTGGCTGCGCTGCACGAGGGGCTCGGGCGCTTCTCGCCGAGCCTGCTCCACGGCGTCACCGGCAGCGGCAAGACCGAGGTCTACCTGCAACTGATCGAGGCGGTGCTCGACCGTGGCGGCCAGGCACTGGTACTGGTGCCCGAGATCGGTCTAACCCCGCAGACGCTCGAGCGCTTCCGCCGCCGCTTCAGCGTACCGGTGGTGATGATCCACTCGGGAGTCAGCGACGGCGAGCGCCTCGACGTCTGGGAGGCCGCGCGCTCGGGCCGTGCGCGAGTGGTGGTCGGCACCCGCTCGGCGATCTTCACTCCGATGGAGAAGCTCGGCGCGATCATCGTCGATGAAGAGCATGACGCTTCGTTCAAGCAGCAGGAGGGGCTGCGCTACAGCGCCCGCGACCTCGCCGTGGTCCGCGCCCGCCGCGAGCAGCTGCCGGTGGTGCTCGGCAGCGCCACCCCCTCGCTCGAAAGCCTCGCCCATGCAAGCCGTGGCCACTATCGCCACCTGAAGCTCAATCGCCGCGCCGGCAGCGCATCGTTCGCCCGGCTCGAACTCGTCGACCTGCGGATCAAGCGCCGCGAGGGCGGCCTCGGCCAGGAATCGATCGAGGCGATCAAGACCCAGCTCGACGCTGGCCACCAGGTGCTGGTGTTCATCAATCGCCGGGGCTTCGCCCCGACCCTCTCATGCCAGCAGTGCGGCCATATCTTCGACTGTCCGAGCTGCGACGCGCGCATGACCCTGCACCGCCAGCCTCCCCGGCTGGTCTGCCACCACTGCGATCACCAAGCCCCGCTGCCGGATGCCTGCCCGAAGTGCGCAAGCGGCGACCTGCGCCCGCTCGGCGCCGGCACCGAGCGCACCGAGGAGACCCTCCAGGCGCGCTTCCCGGATGCCCGCATCCTGCGCATCGACCGCGACAGCACCCGGCGCAAGGACGCGCTCAGCGATGCGCTCGACGAAGTGCGCAGCGCCCGCCCCTGCATCCTGGTCGGCACCCAGATGCTGGCCAAGGGGCATCACTTCCCCCACGTCACCCTGGTGGTGGTGGTCAATGCCGACGGCGGGCTCTACAGCAGCGATTTCCGCGCCCTCGAACAGAGCGCCCAGCTGCTGGTCCAGGTCGCCGGGCGCGCCGGGCGCGCGGCACTGCCTGGACGGGTACTGATCCAGACCATGCACCCCGACGACCCCAACCTGCGCCTGCTGGCAAGCCAAGGCTACGACGTCCTTGCCGAACGACTGCTCGACGAGCGCCGGGCCGCGGGCCTGCCGCCGTTTCGTTTCATCGCACTGCTGCGCGCCGAGGCCGCCGACCAGGCGAGCGTCGAGACGCTGCTGGCGCAGGGGGCCGGGCAGCTTCGCGCCTGGCTCATTGAGCGCGAGTTGCCGGTCGATTGCCTCGGTCCGGTACCTGCGCCGATGGAGCGCCGCCAGAACCGCTATCATGCCCAGCTGATGCTCGCCGCCGATCGCCGTAGCCAGCTCCATGAAGCGGCCGCCTGGCTGGTCGCCTGGCTCGAAGATGCACCGCTCGCACGCAAGGTGCGCTGGTCGATCGATATCGATCCGCTGAGCCTGAGCTGA
- the argS gene encoding arginine--tRNA ligase: MKETLLELLTQALSTLKSEGVIPQDHEVEIKLDATRDKAHGDYACNLAMILAKPARMAPRQLADKLIEALPDSPAVSKVEIAGPGFINFFAATAAAAQIIERVIESGDSFGHSDLGQGESVQVEFVSANPTGPLHVGHGRGAVVGDCIARLLEATGHRVTREFYYNDAGAQITNLERSVSARIKGLEPSDPAWPEDGYRGDYIADIAHAYRQGETVVADDRQVTAKADPEDRDAIREFAVAYLRREQDLDLKAFDVPFDVYFLESSLYSEGKVADTVERLIEGGHTFEADGALWLRTTDFGDDKDRVMRKRDGDYTYFVPDVAYHLDKWRRGFTTVIDEQGADHHSTVTRVRAGLQALGAGIPAGWPEYVLHQMVTVMRGGEEVKLSKRAGSYVTLRDLIDEVGRDATRYFLVARRVDSQLTFDIDLARAQSNDNPVYYLQYAHARLCSVLKRAEAQGTPFDQALGLANLGLLEDPREKDLLNRLAAFPEQVARAAKSREPHQIAQYLQELAAEFHTCYNAVKVMVDEPEMRNARLALALAVRQVLRNGLDLLGLDAPEEM, encoded by the coding sequence ATGAAAGAGACGCTCCTCGAGCTCCTCACCCAAGCCCTTTCCACGCTCAAGAGCGAGGGCGTTATCCCCCAGGACCACGAGGTCGAGATCAAGCTCGATGCGACGCGCGACAAGGCCCATGGCGACTACGCCTGCAACCTGGCGATGATCCTTGCCAAACCGGCGAGGATGGCGCCGCGCCAGCTCGCCGACAAGCTGATCGAGGCACTGCCGGACTCGCCCGCGGTGAGCAAGGTGGAGATCGCAGGCCCTGGTTTCATCAACTTCTTCGCTGCGACCGCCGCAGCCGCGCAGATCATCGAGCGCGTGATCGAGTCGGGCGACAGCTTCGGCCACAGCGACCTCGGCCAGGGCGAGAGCGTCCAGGTCGAGTTCGTCTCCGCCAACCCGACCGGACCGCTGCACGTCGGCCACGGCCGCGGCGCGGTGGTCGGCGACTGCATCGCGCGGCTGCTCGAGGCCACCGGTCACCGCGTCACTCGCGAGTTCTACTACAACGACGCCGGCGCCCAGATCACCAATCTCGAGCGCTCGGTATCGGCGCGGATCAAGGGTCTCGAACCCAGCGACCCGGCCTGGCCGGAGGATGGCTACCGCGGTGACTACATCGCCGACATCGCCCATGCCTACCGCCAGGGCGAAACGGTGGTCGCCGACGACCGCCAGGTCACCGCCAAGGCTGATCCTGAAGATCGCGATGCGATCCGCGAATTCGCCGTCGCCTACCTGCGCCGCGAGCAGGACCTCGACCTCAAGGCCTTCGACGTGCCGTTCGACGTCTACTTCCTCGAGTCCTCGCTCTACTCCGAAGGCAAGGTCGCGGATACCGTCGAGCGCCTGATCGAAGGCGGCCACACCTTCGAGGCGGATGGCGCGCTATGGCTGCGCACCACCGACTTCGGCGACGACAAGGACCGGGTGATGCGCAAGCGGGACGGCGACTACACCTACTTCGTTCCCGACGTCGCCTATCACCTCGACAAATGGCGCCGCGGCTTCACCACCGTGATCGACGAGCAGGGTGCCGATCACCACTCCACCGTCACTCGCGTGCGCGCCGGGCTCCAGGCCCTTGGGGCGGGCATTCCAGCGGGATGGCCCGAGTACGTGCTGCACCAGATGGTCACGGTGATGCGCGGCGGCGAGGAGGTGAAACTCTCCAAGCGCGCCGGCAGCTACGTCACCCTGCGCGATTTGATCGACGAGGTCGGACGCGACGCGACGCGCTACTTCCTGGTCGCGCGCCGGGTCGATTCTCAGCTGACCTTCGACATCGATCTGGCCCGCGCGCAGTCGAACGACAACCCGGTCTACTACCTGCAATACGCGCATGCGCGGCTTTGCAGCGTGCTGAAGCGCGCAGAGGCCCAGGGGACCCCCTTCGACCAGGCGCTCGGCCTGGCCAATCTCGGCCTGCTCGAGGACCCTCGCGAGAAGGACCTGCTCAATCGCCTCGCCGCTTTCCCCGAGCAGGTCGCCCGCGCGGCCAAAAGCCGCGAGCCGCACCAGATCGCCCAGTACCTGCAGGAGCTGGCCGCCGAATTCCACACCTGCTACAACGCGGTCAAAGTGATGGTCGATGAGCCTGAAATGCGCAACGCACGCCTCGCCCTCGCCCTCGCCGTGCGCCAGGTACTGCGCAACGGCCTCGACCTGTTGGGCCTCGATGCACCGGAGGAGATGTAA